One segment of Streptomyces sp. XD-27 DNA contains the following:
- a CDS encoding PIG-L deacetylase family protein, whose protein sequence is MTSDQLVPMPTDWRRALAIVAHPDDLEYGASAAIACWTDAGHEVAYALATVGEAGIDGIAPAECGPLRTQEQIASAAVVGVETVEFLDHRDGVIEYGTALRRDFAAAIRRHRPELVLTLNHHDTWKGGTAWNTPDHRAVGRAVLDAVGDAGNRWIFPELTEEGLEPWNGVRYVAVAGSPHPTHAVDAGAGAERAVQSLLAHRTYIEALTDEDPETYCRAFLNGTMTAVAQRFGGRPAVAFQVFSR, encoded by the coding sequence ATGACCAGCGATCAGCTCGTGCCCATGCCCACGGACTGGCGGCGTGCCCTGGCGATCGTCGCCCACCCCGACGACCTGGAGTACGGCGCGTCCGCGGCGATCGCGTGCTGGACCGACGCCGGACACGAGGTGGCCTATGCGCTGGCCACCGTGGGGGAGGCCGGGATCGACGGGATCGCCCCCGCCGAGTGCGGTCCGCTGCGCACCCAGGAGCAGATCGCGAGCGCGGCCGTGGTCGGGGTGGAGACGGTGGAGTTCCTGGACCACCGCGACGGTGTCATCGAGTACGGCACGGCGCTGCGCCGCGACTTCGCCGCCGCGATCCGCCGCCACCGGCCCGAACTGGTGCTGACCCTCAACCACCACGACACCTGGAAGGGCGGGACCGCGTGGAACACCCCCGACCACCGGGCGGTGGGCCGCGCCGTGCTGGACGCGGTCGGCGACGCGGGCAACCGCTGGATCTTTCCCGAGCTGACCGAGGAGGGCCTGGAGCCGTGGAACGGGGTGCGGTACGTCGCGGTGGCGGGCTCGCCGCACCCCACCCACGCGGTCGACGCCGGGGCCGGTGCGGAACGGGCCGTGCAGTCCCTCCTGGCGCACCGTACGTACATCGAGGCGCTCACGGACGAGGACCCGGAGACCTACTGCCGCGCCTTCCTGAACGGCACCATGACGGCCGTGGCGCAGCGGTTCGGCGGGCGCCCGGCCGTCGCCTTCCAGGTGTTCAGCCGCTGA
- a CDS encoding PP2C family protein-serine/threonine phosphatase, producing MPWRARRRRLSNSLFVALLGYIAVVVLVDQLVPRSTRLDVYAAAAPLVAAALCSYRQAVVIAVVDFLVLSGLSGWVPDDPHAVNKITALVGDALLSGVAIVVARLLRDRDALTERLIVTGEAAQRALLRQLPLRSADVVVDGFYVSSQRDALVGGDIYEVVETPYGTRVLVGDVQGKGLRTLGAGAAVLTAFREAAFHRRSLVSGVNAMEQGLRRYNRSTGENEDAAAERFVTALVFGVEQDHPGPRSAQEVPLLLVDCGHVAPYLIRADGTVRELEPESPGLPLGLGELVERPRSVQRVAVPVGSRIFACTDGVTEARDPDGTFYPLADRLGGWASLPTPELLARLRADLDAHTGGRLQDDAAALIMERAAADGSGAGAGTGADADQVSG from the coding sequence GTGCCGTGGAGGGCCCGTCGCCGCCGTCTGTCGAACAGCCTCTTCGTGGCGCTGCTCGGGTACATCGCGGTGGTCGTGCTCGTCGACCAGCTGGTCCCGCGGTCCACCCGCCTGGACGTGTACGCGGCCGCCGCCCCGCTGGTGGCCGCGGCGCTGTGCAGCTACCGGCAGGCCGTCGTCATCGCGGTGGTCGACTTCCTGGTCCTGTCGGGGCTGAGCGGGTGGGTGCCGGACGACCCGCACGCGGTCAACAAGATCACCGCCCTCGTCGGCGACGCCCTGCTGTCGGGCGTCGCCATCGTCGTCGCCCGACTGCTGCGGGACCGCGACGCGCTGACGGAGCGGCTGATCGTCACCGGTGAGGCGGCGCAGCGCGCCCTGCTGCGCCAGCTCCCGCTGCGCAGCGCCGATGTGGTGGTGGACGGCTTCTACGTCTCCTCGCAGCGCGACGCACTGGTCGGCGGCGACATCTACGAGGTCGTGGAGACGCCGTACGGCACCCGGGTGCTGGTCGGCGACGTCCAGGGCAAGGGGCTGCGGACGCTGGGCGCGGGCGCCGCGGTGCTCACCGCGTTCCGCGAGGCCGCGTTCCACCGGCGGAGCCTGGTCAGCGGGGTGAACGCCATGGAGCAGGGGCTGCGCCGCTACAACCGGTCGACGGGCGAGAACGAGGACGCGGCGGCGGAGCGGTTCGTCACCGCCCTGGTCTTCGGCGTGGAGCAGGACCACCCGGGCCCGCGGTCGGCTCAGGAGGTACCGCTGCTCCTCGTCGACTGCGGCCATGTCGCCCCGTATCTGATCAGGGCCGACGGCACCGTGCGCGAGCTGGAGCCGGAGAGCCCCGGGCTGCCGCTGGGCCTCGGTGAGCTGGTGGAGCGGCCGCGCTCGGTGCAGCGCGTCGCCGTCCCGGTCGGCTCCCGGATCTTCGCCTGCACCGACGGGGTGACCGAGGCGCGCGACCCCGACGGCACGTTCTACCCGCTGGCGGACCGTCTGGGCGGCTGGGCCTCGCTGCCCACCCCCGAACTGCTGGCGCGGCTCCGGGCCGACCTGGACGCGCACACCGGGGGGCGGCTCCAGGACGACGCGGCGGCACTGATCATGGAACGCGCCGCCGCGGACGGCTCCGGCGCAGGCGCAGGTACAGGCGCAGACGCCGATCAGGTCAGCGGCTGA